The Alnus glutinosa chromosome 1, dhAlnGlut1.1, whole genome shotgun sequence region GGAGGGGTAGAGTTACCGTCCATTGTGCTGATAAAAGGGATAAGATATTAAGATAAGCAGTCAGCATATATATTAGCATCTTCTAGATCGAAGAGAGTTGGAAATTTATGTCCCTTCGTAAAGCATATGCTATGGAAGCTTCACAAATTTCCACATATTCAAATGTGATTTGGCAGTGTCTGTTTGCCACGTACGAGATCTAGATATGAATCACTTGACAGTGGTGGGTCAtaagcttttttattttcaatatcgATGGCTGCTAGCTTTACGTACAATTTGCACCTAATTAGCGTGAAGTTGTTCTTTAATTCGGGAGACGATCTCATGTTCATGGGTCCACGATAAATAAGAATCTAACAGCGGGTTGcttgtttttagtttgattGATGGAGTAGTGTTTGAATTCTTCAGTGAACTTTGCACTAGGATTCtaacttgatttttatttttgttttttttttccacagaAGAAATAATGAATACCAGCAATTTGTTACGTACCCGCAAGACACGACTCTCATACTTTTCCTCCCTAGCCCTTTGGACACCCCCGCACCTATATATATGCACCCCCTTCACCATTCACAATTAAGCCAAAGAAGAACCAAAACATGGCAACCCATAAACAAGCATTCTTCCTATTATTCTCCCTACTAtttatcactttgtgcaagtcCTCACAAGGGGCTGGGATTGCCATTTATTGGGGCCAAAGCGGCGATGAAGGCTCTTTGGCCAACACTTGTGCAACGGGGAATTATCAATATGTGAACATAGCATTCTTGTCCTCATTTGGTAGTGGCAAAACCCCCGTATTAAACCTAGCCGGCCACTGTAATCCCAGTGCCAATGGTTGCACTGGTCTAAGCACCGACATCAAAGCTTGCCAAGCTCGAGGAATCAAAGTCCTCCTTTCTATTGGTGGCAGTGCCAGAAACTACTCTCTTTCTTCAGCCAACGATGCAAAGCAAGTAGCCAAATACCTTTGGAATAACTACTTAGGTGGTCGGTCCAATTCACGTCCCTTAGGTGATGCGGTTTTGGATGGCATTGATTTTGACATTGAGGCCGGTTCAGGCCACTGGGATGAACTTGCTAGATCGCTTAAAGGGTtcagcaaacaaaaaaaagtgtACTTAGCGGCAGCTCCACAGTGCCCATTCCCAGACGCTCACCTAGATGCCGCTATCAAAACAGGCCTATTTGATTATGTTTGGGTTCAATTCTACAACAACCCTCCATGTCAATACGCTGGCAATGCTAACAATCTTTTGAGGGCGTGGAAGACTTGGACCACGGTTCAAGCTAAACAAGTTTTCTTGGGGCTGCCAGCAGCTGCCGCGGCTGCTCCAAGTGGTGGATTTATTCGGGCTAACGTGCTCAA contains the following coding sequences:
- the LOC133862517 gene encoding acidic endochitinase-like, which gives rise to MATHKQAFFLLFSLLFITLCKSSQGAGIAIYWGQSGDEGSLANTCATGNYQYVNIAFLSSFGSGKTPVLNLAGHCNPSANGCTGLSTDIKACQARGIKVLLSIGGSARNYSLSSANDAKQVAKYLWNNYLGGRSNSRPLGDAVLDGIDFDIEAGSGHWDELARSLKGFSKQKKVYLAAAPQCPFPDAHLDAAIKTGLFDYVWVQFYNNPPCQYAGNANNLLRAWKTWTTVQAKQVFLGLPAAAAAAPSGGFIRANVLKSQVLPSIKRSPKYGGVMLWNKKFDNGYSSAIKGSV